One segment of Deltaproteobacteria bacterium DNA contains the following:
- a CDS encoding GAF domain-containing protein, with translation LILEEIVRCVVSALQLKAAGIRLLDSKGKKLFLGASCGLSDKYLRKGTVLVEESGLDKSALLGKTLWLKDVRTDKNFQYRDKAKEEGIKSVLVLPLSVESKVIGVLRVYSDKVRKFTAQEIKFLEAVANLSAIALDNARLHQKLQLNCDLMAAHKYRIDDN, from the coding sequence CTGATCCTGGAGGAAATAGTAAGATGCGTTGTCTCCGCCCTGCAATTAAAGGCCGCCGGTATCCGCCTGCTTGATTCCAAGGGGAAAAAGCTTTTCCTCGGCGCATCCTGCGGGCTTTCGGACAAATACCTCAGAAAAGGTACCGTTCTGGTCGAAGAAAGCGGCCTCGACAAGAGCGCCCTGCTCGGCAAGACCCTCTGGCTGAAGGACGTCCGGACGGATAAAAACTTCCAGTACCGCGATAAAGCAAAGGAGGAGGGGATTAAATCCGTCCTCGTATTGCCTTTGTCGGTGGAAAGCAAGGTCATCGGCGTGCTCCGGGTCTATTCCGACAAGGTGCGCAAATTTACCGCCCAGGAAATCAAGTTTCTGGAGGCGGTGGCCAATCTTAGTGCTATTGCCTTGGACAACGCCCGTCTGCATCAGAAACTGCAGCTAAACTGTGATTTAATGGCAGCGCACAAATACCGCATTGACGACAACTAA